A section of the Humulus lupulus chromosome 2, drHumLupu1.1, whole genome shotgun sequence genome encodes:
- the LOC133818160 gene encoding pseudo histidine-containing phosphotransfer protein 2-like, which produces MDRSNQMRKQIAVMRQSLFDQGFLDEQFIKLEDLQDDANPNFVEEVATEIHLDSSITWTKHSTKKKPVLILRLKLYLDI; this is translated from the exons atggataGAAGTAACCAGATGCGCAAGCAGATTGCCGTAATGAGGCAGTCTCTCTTTGATCAG GGATTTCTAGATGAACAATTTATCAAGTTGGAGGATCTGCAAGATGATGCTAATCCTAATTTTGTAGAGGAAGTGGCTACCGAGATTCATCTAGACTCATCTATAACCTGGACCAAGCACT CTACGAAGAAAAAACCAGTTTTGATTTTaag gctaaaactctacttggatatttaa